In Octopus bimaculoides isolate UCB-OBI-ISO-001 chromosome 27, ASM119413v2, whole genome shotgun sequence, one DNA window encodes the following:
- the LOC106874862 gene encoding tigger transposable element-derived protein 1-like, with protein sequence MPDHQPMKDRLTLALCANATINCKIKPLLVYHSETPEPFKSHKIPKEVLQVMWRSNPRVWVTWQFFVEWVNLVFGADVKEYLQENNLPLQALLVLDNAPAHPPNLEDDILEGFKFIKVLYLPPNTTPILQLMDQQVISNFKKLFTKDLFRHCFEVTESTDLTLREFWKDHYNIVICLRIIDMAWQGVTKRSLTSVWKKLWPEVVSETDFERLEPEVAVVEDIISLGKSMGLDIDEGDINELIEE encoded by the coding sequence ATGCCAGACCACCAACCCATGAAGGATAGGTTAACCCTCGCATTATGCGCCAATGCAACCATCAACTGCAAGATTAAGCCGCTGCTCGTTTATCATTCGGAAACACCAGAGCCCTTTAAGTCACATAAGATTCCGAAAGAAGTGCTGCAGGTTATGTGGAGGTCAAACCCGAGGGTGTGGGTCACCTGGCAGTTCTTTGTGGAGTGGGTGAATTTGGTCTTTGGTGCTGACGTTAAGGAATATCTCCAGGAAAATAACCTACCTCTGCAAGCCCTTCTCGTCCTGGACAATGCACCTGCTCACCCACCTAACCTTGAAGATGACatccttgaagggtttaagttTATTAAGGTTCTCTACCTTCCACCCAATACAACCCCTATTCTGCAACTCATGGACCAGCAGGTAATTTCTAATTTCAAGAAGCTCTTTACCAAGGACCTGTTCCGCCACTGTTTTGAGGTGACGGAGAGCACAGACCTCACCCTTCGAGAGTTCTGGAAGGACCACTATAACATCGTGATATGCCTTAGAATTATCGATATGGCCTGGCAGGGTGTTACAAAGAGGTCCTTGACCTCTGTGTGGAAGAAGTTGTGGCCTGAAGTTGTGTCTGAAACGGACTTTGAAAGACTCGAACCTGAAGTGGCAGTGGTGGAGGATATTATATCCCTCGGCAAGTCCATGGGCCTGGACATAGATGAAGGTGACATCAACGAGCTCATCGAGGAGTAA